Genomic DNA from Pseudomonas sp. CCC3.1:
CTGGCGGACGATGTTCTTTGCCTTCGCCATTCCGGGCGTGCTGATGGCACTGATCTGGTGGTGGCTGGTGCCAAACGATCCGCGTGCTGGCCGTCGGGTTAACGACGCCGAGGCGACCTATATCGAAGATCAGCAGAGCACCAAAAAAGACCGCGCCCGCACTCACAAGAGCTTTGGGGCGCTGGACAAAGTGCTGCGCTACAAGCACACGCCTCGATTGGCAACGTCGCGGTCTGTCTTTGCGTCATGGAATATTTGGGGGTGCGGTCTTGGTTATTTGTTGATGACCGGTGTAGTCAATGTGCTGCTCGCCTGGCTGCCAAAGTATCTAGGGGAAGTGAAGCATTTTGAATTGATGCAGATCGGCTTCGTTGCGGCTTTGCCCTTTGCCGGGGGGGTGCTGGGCAACATTGCCGGAGGCTGGCTGTCCGACACCGTTTTGGACCGTCGTCGAAAACCGACGATGATGATCAGCGCTGTGGCGACGTGTCTGATGATGATTGCATTGGTCTATGCACCTAATGATTTGCTCTCCGTCAGCCTGCTGTTGTTCGGAACCGGCTTTCTGTTGAACGTTGGCTACTCATCATTTTCCGTTTACTCCATGGGCCTGACCACGCGTACCACCTATCCGGTGGCGGCGTCTGTGGTCAACAGCGCCGGTCAGGCTGGCGGGGCCATGGCGCCACTGATCACCGGCATGCTCCTGGATAGCTATAGCTGGACTGCGGTCTTTATCTTCCTGGGCGTGTGCTCTCTGGCAGCACTGGTATTTGTGCTTTCAATTACTGAGCCCGCCAACCTCGACGAGTCAATGGCAAGCGCAGAATGAATCTTGCGCACGTTTGAGGATGCAGCCGTCTGGGCTGAGAAGGAGCATAACGGCCGTTTGCTCATTCTCAGCTTTGCAGTTGCCGCGAGAAATCGCACAGCTCGACAGCCCGAGCAGCCACTTCGCTCACGAAAGCCGAAGGCCGATCATTTCGATACATCGCCATGTAAGGGACAGAAGGCAATGCCGGGTCGGTGTTTATGATCGTCAATTTGCCTTCATCGACCAGCGGGCGAAAGCACTCCAGTGGAAGGTAAGTGACGCCCAGCCCGGCGGCGGTCAGCCCGAGCATGGCTGTAAGGCTGTCGGAGGACAGCATCTTGGGAAGTTCGATCCCCATCGTTCCCAGCCACTTGTTGACGAACAAGCCGGACCCCGACTTTTTGCCCTGTACCAGCAAGGGGTATTTGGCCAATTCGCCAAGCCCGACAACCCCTGAGTGTCCGATCAGGCCTGGCGCAGCCATCCATGCGTTTTCAACGATGGCGAGCGGGACTGAGGTGATCTCGGGTGCTGTGAATGTGTCCGGGATGATAATGAGGTCCACCAGATCATCCATGAGCTTTTCATGGAGGTTGCGGCTCATATCGACTTCAGCCTCCACGGTCAGTCCTGGAAAGTCCTTCACCAGTCTGGCAATCAGCCGGGGCAGCCATGTCAGCGCTGTCAGTTCGGTCACGCCCAGCCTGAGCCTTCGTGTCACGACGTGAGTGCCGTCCTTCAATGAAGTGATCCGTTCGGCCAGGATGAGCATTTCTCGCGCAATCACCAGCAGTTCTTCACCGGTCGCGGTGAGGCGTGCACCGCGCTGCGATCGATCGAACAATTGCAGGCCGGTTGATGCCTCCAGCTCCTGTATTCGCTTGGAGATGGCTGACTGCGTTGTATTGAGGTGTTCAGCCGCACGCTCGAAAGTCCCTAGACGTTCGATCCAGTGCAGTGCAAGCAGTTGCCGAAGGTTTATCATTAACATTCCTGCTGGGCATGTTTGGGCATACGATAATATCGCTTTTTCTATTTAGCAGTGTCTTTATCCTCAGAGCCACACGCCATCTGAGGAACACCCATGAACGCTATCGCCTCAACTTCAGAATTAACTACGTTGCTGGCTGCTTATTCTCGTACCTCGACCTCGATTATCAGCGATTGTCTGGATCGTCTTCCCGGGGCTCCGCTCAAGCCGTTTCATCGTATCGAAGGCACGATGGTCGGGGTTGCCCTGACCGTAAAAGTCCCGTGCGGTGATAATCGCGCGATCCATCAAGCGTTGGAAATTCTGAGTCCGGGCCAGGTTCTGGTGGTGGATGGCGGTGGGGATATCAGCCGCGCATTGATGGGCGACATCATGGCCGCAATCGCTGAAAAGCGCGGAGCAGCCGGCATTGTTGTAGACGGCGCCATTCGTGATCTGGCGACGATTGGCAAGGGCGGCTTCCCGGTGTTTGCCCGGGCTGCGTTCCATCGTGGCCCCTATAAAAACGGGCCTGGGGAAATCAATGTGCCTGTCAGCATTGGCGGGATGATGGTTTCACCGGGAGACATCGTTGTTGGAGACCACGATGGCATTGTGGCTTTCCCTGTATCGCAAGCAGAGGAACTGCTGCAGCGGTGCCTGAGTACCGAGCAAAAAGAAGCAGAGATGATGGCGCAAATCGCGTCCGGAACTTACAAAGGCGCCTACGCGGCCAAATAAACGGAAACCCTAACAATGAAAATCGGAATTGTCGGAGCGGGCGAAGTCGGCCTCACGTATGCGCGGCCATGGTCAGTGGCAGGGCATGAAATCATCTTGTGCGACTTGAAACCTTCAGCCACTGCCAAGGCATTTGCCGCAGAGCGAGGGCTGGAGATCGCGACATCAGTCGCCGCTATCGCTGCAGACTGCGACGTTGTCGTGTCGTGCGTATTCGGCACGGTTTCTCTGGCCGTGGCCGAACAGGCGCTCGCCACTATGCGCAAGAACGCGCTGTACATCGACATGACCACAGCGGACCCCGCTCAGATCAGAATCGCTGCCGAGCAGGCAGCGCAATCGGGCATCGTGTATGTCGATGTTGCAATTCTCGGTGCCATCGCGCTGACTCACGAAAAAACCAACTTGCTGGGAGCTGGTGTCGGAATTGATCGCGCGCAGAGCCTGTTCGCGTGCATCGGCGCACCGCTAAAGTCGGTCGAAGGGGGGGCTGCGGGCGACGCTGCTGCGCTTAAAATTTTGCGCAGCGTGTTTACCAAAGGCTTGGAAGCGTTAACGATCGAGTGCTTTATGGCCGCAGAAAAACAGGGTATCACCGACAAGCTGCACGACGCGTTGAGCGACATTGATCAAGCAAGCTTGCGCGATTTCTTGGGGGCATTGATCCGCACGCACGTCATCCATGCGCCGCGTCGTCTTAAAGAGGTCGAAGAGGCTGAGCGTCAGTTACGCGCCGCCGATATGCCGGTGTCGGTTCTGCCGGGCGTAAAAGAACTGTTTCAGCGCACGGCCGGGCAGATCGCTTCGAGCCCATTGGACACGACTGCGCCCACATTGGAGCAAGCGTTTGAGTGGCTCTTTAAAGCGAATGAGATCAATCGGTAAAAGATCCGATTTTTGAGCCTGGCTTTATTGCAATCCGTTTTATCTAGCAGGACGGATTGCAACAGAGCCGTACGTTTGTTTAACCCGCAATCAATAGTTTGGAGAAATTGCAAAGCCTTTGCGCGATCACTCCAATATCTTGACTGACCCCTATCCAGCGGCCAGGTCTGTAGAGGGCGACATAGTTAATATCCGGTAATGGCGGCTCGCAATGTATTTCGCCTAAGTCGCCTCTTTCTAGCAGGTGCTGCAAACAGCGCTTGGGTAAATAGGACATGCCGAGCCCGGACATGGTCAACCCTACTTGTGCCAGCAAGTTGCTCGCAGTCACGGTGTTTGGAAAGTAGACGCTCTCATCTGCGAACCATTTTTGATAGAGCAAGCCGGACCCTGATGAAGCCCCTTGGGCAATTAATTTTTGCTGGGAGAGTTCCTGTAAGTTCCAGGCGCGTTCGGTGTCCAGCAACTTGGGCGAGCACATCCAGGCAAAATCCACAGTTTGCAAGGCGACGGCTATAGATCTGGAGTCAGAGAATATATCGGGCAAAACGACAAGGTCTAAATGGTCTTGTTCAAACTTGCGAAAAAGTTCAGCGCCGACTTCGACCACGGGCTCCAATTGCAGGCGAGGGTAGACCTCGCTCACGGCTTCAACCAGTGAGGGCAGCCAGGTCATGGCGGTCAACTCCGTAACGCCGATTCGATACCTGCCGACCAATGCCGTTTTATCACTGACCTCTCCGAGCATTTGATCGCGCCTATACAGCAGGTCGGTCGCGTGCTCCAGCAACAAAGAACCTTTTGTGGTCAGCCTGGCCGTTCGCCGAGTGCGATCAAACATCGCCACGCTGAAAGTATCTTCGAGTTCAACGATTCTTTTGGAGATTGCAGATTGGGACATATTTAACTTGGTTGCCGCTGCTTCGAAACTGCCTAGCTGAGCAATCCAGTAAAGCGCTTCTAATTGCTTGAACGTCACCATTTAGAGAAGCCTTGTTTATGTGTTGCCGTGTGGAAGTTGTGGCGAATAGCAAGCCGATTTTGTTATTTAAGAACGCTTTATCCAGCACCGAGGCCGCCTGATGCGAGACGATCCTTGCATCACCGGTTCGAACGTACAAGCGAGTTTTAAGCGTTAAAATACATCACTAAAAGTGATAGAAAACCATAATTAAATGTCGCTAAAAGTATTCTTGTGAGGAGCCTAAGATCGACTCCGCGGTGATGATTCGCCATCGTTAAGGGCTCAGTTTCGTAGTTCCTCCCACTGCCCCTCTACGCAGCAAGCTGAACCTTAGCGTTGGCGGCATGACCGTAAATCCAGAATGCATACGGCTGCAAAGCACGACGTTCTGGAAAAACACGTCAAGGCTGCGATTGACAGGGATCTGCTGATCCCTGTCGATCAATACCGCTTTGGCTCACATGAGTTTGCGGCGAGAAAAAATAAAATGAAAAACGCGTTTTTGTCCGAGCGGGTCCTGAGTATTGCCCCGTCCCCGAGTGTGGCTGCCAACGCCTTGGTTGCGCAGCTTCGTGCACAAGGTCAGGACATTGTGAACTTCACCGTGGGTGAGCCTGATCTCAACACGCCAGCTCATGTCGTTGAGGCCGCTCGCAAAGCAATGGAGTCCGGCGATACTCACTACACCAGCACCCTGGGCACGCCTTTACTGCGCAATGCCATCGTTACCAAACTGGCGCGTGACAACGCTCTGGAGTACAGCCTGGAAGAGGTGGTGGCCGGATCGGGCGGCAAGCAAATCATTTTTGAAGCGCTGGCGGCTACTCTGAATCCTGATGACGAGGTCATCGTCCATACGCCTTATTGGGTTTCCTATCCCGATATCACCCGCCTGAATGGCGGAACACCTGTGGTTATCCATGGCCATGAAGGCAACGGTTTCAAGCTGACCCCAGCTCAACTTGAGCACGCGATAACGCCCCGTACCAAGTGGGTCATTATTAACAGCCCCAACAACCCTAGTGGCGCTGTTTATACCGTTGCCGAACTGCAAGCGTTGGCGCAAGTCCTTCGCGATCACCCGCATGTGTTGATCATGGCGGATGAAATCTATGAGCACTTCATCTACTGCGATGAACCCTATGTCTCATTCCCGGCAGCAGCCCCTGACCTGAAGGAGCGGACCCTGATTGTTAATGGCGCCTCTAAAGGGTACGCCATGACGGGCTGGCGTCTGGGCTTCGGCGCAGGCCCGAAATGGTTGATTGCTGCGATTGGCAAGTTGCTGTCCCAGAGCACCACGTGCCCCAGCTCGATCAGCCAGGCCGCTGCGGTCGCGGCGTTCTCGGGAGATCAGACCCCGGTGAATGCAATGTCCACGCTCTACAAGGGTCGCAGGGACATCATGCTGGTTGCGCTTGAAGGCGTGCCCGGCCTGACCTGGACTGTCCCGGACGGCGCTTTCTACGTATTCGTCAACGTCAAAGGGCTCTTGGGCAAGACCACCCCGCGTGGGCAGGTGCTGAACACCGACGGGGATGTCGTCAAGTACTGGCTCGAGGATGCGGGCGTCGCCACGGTCGTGGGTGAGGCCTATGGCATCAGCCCTTACGTGCGGTTGTCCTTTGCCAGCGGCGAAGCGGTGATCCAGGACGGCTGTGCGCGAATCCGCCGTGCCTGTGAGGCTTTACGCTGATCCGCACTTGCAACCTTTTATTGATCTAAAAATAAAGCGCCCAACATGAAGTTGGGCGCTTTGCGTGGGGGGCTCAATTATTCAGGTTGGCAATATGGCCTTACCACGATGCCTGCTTGCTCAAGGGATGCACGCACTTTTTTCACCATCTGCAGCGCGCCTCCGGTATCTCCATGGACGCAGATTGTGTCGATGGAAACCGGAATGCGCTTGCCCGACTGCGTGATAATTGCGCTTTCTTCGATCATCTGCATGACCCGTGCGGCCGCTTGGTCTGCGTCATGAATCACAGCACCTGGCTGCGTTCTTGGCACAAGACGACCCGAGTCAAGGTAAGCGCGGTCGGCATAGATCTCTGTGACGTAAGGCACCCCGGCACTTTCGGCGAGACGCTCCAGTGTGACGCCGGCCATCGTCGACAAAATGAGCGTGTCGTCAACTTTCTGGATCGTCTCAATCAGCGCCTGAGCCGCCATCTCATTGTCTGCAACCAAGTGCCCCAAGGCGCCGTGCGCTTTAACATGGGTCAATCGATGGCCGACCGACCTGGCCATCGCCCACGCGGCACCGATCTGATAGGCCAACAGCTGGCGGATTTCGTCCTGGGAGAATTCCTGATGCCGACGGCCAAAGGCCCAAAGATCGGGGTACCCCGGATGAGCGCCCACCGCGATCTTTTTTTGCTTAGCCTTTGCGCAAATATCGGCCATGATTTTGAAGTCGCCTGCATGAAAGCCACAGGCAAGGTTGGCAGTTGTTACAACTTCCAGCATTTCGTCGTCCTGACCAATGGTGTAAGGACCAAAACCCTCACCCATGTCGCAGTTAATATCGACAGACTTAATCACGGTTACGCTCCTTTATTTAGTTGGTTAGTTCTTGTCCGGTGACGTCTTTCATTTTGCTCAGCGCAATAATGGAAATCATGGCAGCCAAGGATGTCCAAATAGCCGGGGACATTGAGTTGCCGGTATTTTCGACAAGCCATGTGCAGATGAAAGGGGTACTGGCGCCGCCAAAGATAGCGCCTACGTTAAAACTCAGTGCCATGCCGGTGTAGCGAACACGTGTTGGGAATAATTCACCATAGACGGTGTAACCTTGGGCTTGAACGATGGCAAACGGCAAGAAGGCGAGCAGGGCAGCAATACTGGCCAGCGTGAAACTTGCGAGCGACATTAAGTACATTGAAATAGGGATGACAACGATATAACTGGCGTAACCAATGATCATTAACTTTTTACGGCCCACACGATCGGATATCTGACCGAACAGGGGCATTGCCAGGGCCGCTGCCAATGTACTGGCGGCCATCAGCCAGAATACTTTTCCTGTTTCATAGCCCAGGGTTCGGGTCATATGAAGGTTTAAATAAACGATACCCAGGTAGGCGGTACAGTTCTGCGCAAAGGCAATCGATACCGCGATAAACAGCGGCTTTCGATAAGACGTGAACACTTCACGAACTGGGGCTTTAACCACTTCATTTGATTCAATCAGACTTTTAAATTTGGGTGAATCTTCCAGCTTCATGCGTGCCCACAACGTGAGGCCGATAAAGGGTATGCAAATCAAGAATGGAATGCGCCAGCCCCACGCGACCATTTCTTCCGGGGTCATCATGAAACTGACAGCGCCCGCCATGCCTGCCGCGGTGGCAATACCAATGGCAATGCCCGCCGGGTTGAATGCGCCGAAAAACCCCCTTTTGTTGGCGGGAGCACACTCGGATATGTAGGTGGCAGCACCGCTGGCTTCGCCTCCCGCGAAAAACCCCTGCGCCAATCTGCAGGCGACCAGCATGATCGGCGCAAGGACTCCCGCCTGATCATACGTCGGCAATATTCCGACGATGCCGCTGACAATACCGATGCCGATGACCGTCGCAACCAATGTGTACGAACGGCCTCGACGGTCGCCCAAGCGACCGAAGAAGATGCCGCCCAGTGGACGCATGATGAAAGCACTGGCGAAAACAGCAAGTGCCGAAAGAAGGGCTTCAAATGAATTCATGGCCGGAAAGAATACTTTCGCCAAGGTGCTGGCAAGTAAGCCATAAATTGCAAAGTCATAGTACTCAACGGCTGAGCCCATGCCGGCAACAATAGAAGCTTTCCAGGGGGATTGGGTGGTGGGTGAACTCTCATCGAATGAATAGTGCAGAACTGCAGTATCTTTTATCATAGGTGTCTATCTCGCCGGAGGTATCCGAGAACTTTTGAGATGTAACCACTAGACAGTAGGGAAAGAGCAGGTGCCGAAGCATTAACCCGTAGTAGCTAGTAATTGTTATTGTATTTGTTTGTTGTAAGCCACTGGCAACATACACCACCGCTTATCATGGCTATAGCGATTTATTGGGATGTAATCTCATCGCTTTTTCTCATCTATAGAGAAATTCAGAGCGTGAAGGCACGCGCCACTAAACCGATGGTGATGTTGATTGTCAGGTTGTAAGTAATGCTTGGCGTTTAAATAAGTGTTGCGACTACATCCCCGTAACCTACAACTTGAGCATTGTCGATTGAATAACCTTTCAATGTTCCGGACGTAGTGGGGTAGATCGGTATGACTGTTGTTTCAACGATGACATAACCAATGATGATGTCAGGCGTTAGCTGTTGTCCGCAGAGATCAGTCGTGCTCTCGGTAAAGGGATGCTGATGATAAAAAACACCCATCTCGGGTGATTCAATCACTGTGCCTTGTTCCAGAGTGTTTGCAGGCGTTGCCAGCACGTGATCTGCAACGTTCACGGTTGTGTCAACGGTGCCAAACTCAAGGCTCAACGAGTAATGTTCATCTTCAACGGTCAATGAACGGATACTCGACCCTTGCAGTCGCTGGATCAGTAATTCAATTTCATCAATGGTCATGACTGCTGGCTCCCTTCTCGCTGGTCAAGATAATGCTCCAGGTAGTGAATGTTCGCCCCGCCTTGAACAAATGGGTGTGTGCCTAATATCTCCAGCTGCAAGGGTATGTTTGAATCAACACCGGCGATCACCAGCTCACTGAGCGCCACTTTCATCCGCTCGATGGCTTGCTCCCGCGTCGATCCATGGGCAATGACCTTCGCGATAAGTGAATCGTAGTGGCTGGTAATTTTAAACCCGGGTTTGAGGTGTGACTCGACCCGAATACCCGGACCACCTGGCGGCAGCCAATCACTCACCGTGCCTGCTGACGGCGCAAACGACCATGGGTCTTCGGCGTTGATACGGCACTCGATCGCGTGCCCTGAAAATGAAATCTGCTCCTGGCTGATCGATAGCGGCAGGCCCATGGCCACTCGAATTTGCTCCGCGACGATGTCGACGCCGGTGACCATTTCAGTGACCGGGTGCTCGACTTGAACGCGGGTGTTCATTTCGATGAAGAAGAACTCGCCGTTTTCGTAGAGAAACTCGAAGGTTCCTGCACCGACATACCCAATCGCCAGGCACGCTTTCACGCAAAGCTGGCCAATCTCTTTGATCAAATCCCGGTCGACGCCCGGCGCCGGGGATTCTTCAATCAATTTTTGGTGCCGACGTTGCGTTGAACAATCACGTTCGCCCAGCCACAGCG
This window encodes:
- a CDS encoding LysR family transcriptional regulator, which translates into the protein MVTFKQLEALYWIAQLGSFEAAATKLNMSQSAISKRIVELEDTFSVAMFDRTRRTARLTTKGSLLLEHATDLLYRRDQMLGEVSDKTALVGRYRIGVTELTAMTWLPSLVEAVSEVYPRLQLEPVVEVGAELFRKFEQDHLDLVVLPDIFSDSRSIAVALQTVDFAWMCSPKLLDTERAWNLQELSQQKLIAQGASSGSGLLYQKWFADESVYFPNTVTASNLLAQVGLTMSGLGMSYLPKRCLQHLLERGDLGEIHCEPPLPDINYVALYRPGRWIGVSQDIGVIAQRLCNFSKLLIAG
- a CDS encoding LysR family transcriptional regulator, coding for MINLRQLLALHWIERLGTFERAAEHLNTTQSAISKRIQELEASTGLQLFDRSQRGARLTATGEELLVIAREMLILAERITSLKDGTHVVTRRLRLGVTELTALTWLPRLIARLVKDFPGLTVEAEVDMSRNLHEKLMDDLVDLIIIPDTFTAPEITSVPLAIVENAWMAAPGLIGHSGVVGLGELAKYPLLVQGKKSGSGLFVNKWLGTMGIELPKMLSSDSLTAMLGLTAAGLGVTYLPLECFRPLVDEGKLTIINTDPALPSVPYMAMYRNDRPSAFVSEVAARAVELCDFSRQLQS
- a CDS encoding MFS transporter yields the protein MIKDTAVLHYSFDESSPTTQSPWKASIVAGMGSAVEYYDFAIYGLLASTLAKVFFPAMNSFEALLSALAVFASAFIMRPLGGIFFGRLGDRRGRSYTLVATVIGIGIVSGIVGILPTYDQAGVLAPIMLVACRLAQGFFAGGEASGAATYISECAPANKRGFFGAFNPAGIAIGIATAAGMAGAVSFMMTPEEMVAWGWRIPFLICIPFIGLTLWARMKLEDSPKFKSLIESNEVVKAPVREVFTSYRKPLFIAVSIAFAQNCTAYLGIVYLNLHMTRTLGYETGKVFWLMAASTLAAALAMPLFGQISDRVGRKKLMIIGYASYIVVIPISMYLMSLASFTLASIAALLAFLPFAIVQAQGYTVYGELFPTRVRYTGMALSFNVGAIFGGASTPFICTWLVENTGNSMSPAIWTSLAAMISIIALSKMKDVTGQELTN
- a CDS encoding RraA family protein: MNAIASTSELTTLLAAYSRTSTSIISDCLDRLPGAPLKPFHRIEGTMVGVALTVKVPCGDNRAIHQALEILSPGQVLVVDGGGDISRALMGDIMAAIAEKRGAAGIVVDGAIRDLATIGKGGFPVFARAAFHRGPYKNGPGEINVPVSIGGMMVSPGDIVVGDHDGIVAFPVSQAEELLQRCLSTEQKEAEMMAQIASGTYKGAYAAK
- a CDS encoding NAD(P)-dependent oxidoreductase, translated to MKIGIVGAGEVGLTYARPWSVAGHEIILCDLKPSATAKAFAAERGLEIATSVAAIAADCDVVVSCVFGTVSLAVAEQALATMRKNALYIDMTTADPAQIRIAAEQAAQSGIVYVDVAILGAIALTHEKTNLLGAGVGIDRAQSLFACIGAPLKSVEGGAAGDAAALKILRSVFTKGLEALTIECFMAAEKQGITDKLHDALSDIDQASLRDFLGALIRTHVIHAPRRLKEVEEAERQLRAADMPVSVLPGVKELFQRTAGQIASSPLDTTAPTLEQAFEWLFKANEINR
- a CDS encoding 5-oxoprolinase subunit PxpA; translated protein: MIKSVDINCDMGEGFGPYTIGQDDEMLEVVTTANLACGFHAGDFKIMADICAKAKQKKIAVGAHPGYPDLWAFGRRHQEFSQDEIRQLLAYQIGAAWAMARSVGHRLTHVKAHGALGHLVADNEMAAQALIETIQKVDDTLILSTMAGVTLERLAESAGVPYVTEIYADRAYLDSGRLVPRTQPGAVIHDADQAAARVMQMIEESAIITQSGKRIPVSIDTICVHGDTGGALQMVKKVRASLEQAGIVVRPYCQPE
- the accC gene encoding acetyl-CoA carboxylase biotin carboxylase subunit encodes the protein MFDKVLIANRGEVALRIWRACKSLGLQTVAVYSKADRDLRHVKLADTSICIGPASASKSYLLQEKILLAAKLTGAQAIHPGYGFLSENAGFVKAVEDAGLTFIGPSSEAIACMGDKVRAKQAMIAAGVPCVPGSDGAVPDADADILECGRKVGYPLIIKAAGGGGGRGMRVVNAQAELLRSVTLTREEANAAFGNPVVYMERFLQTPRHVEIQVLADQHGNALWLGERDCSTQRRHQKLIEESPAPGVDRDLIKEIGQLCVKACLAIGYVGAGTFEFLYENGEFFFIEMNTRVQVEHPVTEMVTGVDIVAEQIRVAMGLPLSISQEQISFSGHAIECRINAEDPWSFAPSAGTVSDWLPPGGPGIRVESHLKPGFKITSHYDSLIAKVIAHGSTREQAIERMKVALSELVIAGVDSNIPLQLEILGTHPFVQGGANIHYLEHYLDQREGSQQS
- a CDS encoding pyridoxal phosphate-dependent aminotransferase; this encodes MKNAFLSERVLSIAPSPSVAANALVAQLRAQGQDIVNFTVGEPDLNTPAHVVEAARKAMESGDTHYTSTLGTPLLRNAIVTKLARDNALEYSLEEVVAGSGGKQIIFEALAATLNPDDEVIVHTPYWVSYPDITRLNGGTPVVIHGHEGNGFKLTPAQLEHAITPRTKWVIINSPNNPSGAVYTVAELQALAQVLRDHPHVLIMADEIYEHFIYCDEPYVSFPAAAPDLKERTLIVNGASKGYAMTGWRLGFGAGPKWLIAAIGKLLSQSTTCPSSISQAAAVAAFSGDQTPVNAMSTLYKGRRDIMLVALEGVPGLTWTVPDGAFYVFVNVKGLLGKTTPRGQVLNTDGDVVKYWLEDAGVATVVGEAYGISPYVRLSFASGEAVIQDGCARIRRACEALR
- a CDS encoding MFS transporter — its product is MLNMTAPISIKKGPFMTALAATDTAAQVVRSKYRWVVLSVIVVVYMLAAADRANIGIALPYIQKEFGATNAQAGLLVSAFFLFYSLGQIPAGFLLSRVGVRLVAPISIGLTSIVTLLIGTANSFGLLKIYRSALGVAEAALPLSMLSTINRWFPAREKGLATGAFLSAAKMGAVIAPPIGAALIMLDGWRTMFFAFAIPGVLMALIWWWLVPNDPRAGRRVNDAEATYIEDQQSTKKDRARTHKSFGALDKVLRYKHTPRLATSRSVFASWNIWGCGLGYLLMTGVVNVLLAWLPKYLGEVKHFELMQIGFVAALPFAGGVLGNIAGGWLSDTVLDRRRKPTMMISAVATCLMMIALVYAPNDLLSVSLLLFGTGFLLNVGYSSFSVYSMGLTTRTTYPVAASVVNSAGQAGGAMAPLITGMLLDSYSWTAVFIFLGVCSLAALVFVLSITEPANLDESMASAE